Genomic segment of Rattus norvegicus strain BN/NHsdMcwi chromosome 7, GRCr8, whole genome shotgun sequence:
GCCAGTCCAGAGCCTTGCACTGTTTAATTCCTGGTAGGTCCTGTGGGTAATCTGTCCACGTTAGTGGTCTCCAGGCCATGCCAAGAGGAACCTCTCTTTTTGCACCTCCTTTGATATAGGATCTCATGTTGCCTACAGTAgcttagaactcattatgtagccaagtATACTTTAGTTCCTGATCCTGCTGCCTGTACCTAGAGCTGGGGTGATGGGCATGGCCACATGCCCACCATAATGGGGCGCTGGGATGAAGCCTGTGTGTCCCCAGCAGTGTTCTACCCACcaagcccccacccccagcctctccTTGAGGTGGCCATACATACCTAGCACCCATCTAGCAGCCTCCGCACAGGTCCTGGAGTGCATGCAGTGGGTGACCCCAGCACAGGGAGTGGTGTTAGTGGCACTGAGGGGATGTCCTTGAGGCCCATGCCTGGTGGGTGTGCAGCAGGTTCTGGATGGCTGGTTCTCTTCCTTGGCACATCTCTGGCAGTGGCTGTTCTGTGTTCTCTTCCCTTCCAGGACTTGGCTATGACCCGTACAACCCGGAGCTACCCCAGCCTCCTGTGCAGAGGGAGAATGGTGCTCTGGGTCAGGGCGATGGCATGCTGGAGTTGGAGCTGGTCAACCAGGCCATCGAGGCTGTGCGTGGCGAGGTGGAGCTGGAGCAGAGGCGCTACCAGGAGCTCCTGGAGACTGCACGGGGCCACGGTGCTGGGGCTTCAGCACTGGCCCCTTGCAGCCCTGCCACAAGCATGGATGATGATGACACCTTCTCCTTGGCCCTGACTTATACGCCAGGCGGCCTGCTGAGCCCGGACGCTGCCTACCAGCCCACCCCATTGGCTGTCCCTGCCGAGCCAGGGCACAAGTACTCACTGGCCCCTTCAGACAGGGGTCAGAGCAGAGCTGCAGGAGGCGCTGGTGCCCTGGAGTATGTCCCCAAGGCTGTGGGCCAGCCTCGTCGCGGTGGCAAATACGTGGTGGATAGCTCAAAGCCATCAACAGATCTAGAGTATGACCCACTGTCCAACTATTCAGCCCGGCACCTTGGCAGGACCAGCACTAGGGACGAGAGGGCCACCAAGCGGCCGCGGGGCTCCAGAGGTACTGAGCCATACACACCTGCCCTCAAGAAGCCCTGTGACCCCTCTGGCGGCTGTGAGGCCAGGTTCTCAGACTCAGAAGATGACGTGTCCAGCCCCCCAAAAGCCGATGACCCTGAAAGCAAGGCACCTGGTAAGCCTGTCTCCAAGGAGGGCATAGAGCCCGAGGAGGGCAGCCTGCGGGTCACCAAGGAGATGGCTGTGCAGTATGATGTGGAAGACCTCGGGCAGCCCCCCAAAGCACCAGACACAGTGTCCGTGGTCAAGCCCAGCTCTCCAGCCAGGGCCTCTCAAGATGCTGGGGTCCCCAAGGAGGGCAAagccaagaagaagaaaagtgggACCCCAGCCAGCCTCAGCCACAAGGACAAGGTCcgcaagaaagacaaaaagaaagagaaggaccCAGCCAGACCCCGAGGAAAGGAAAAGGTGTGTGCAGACAGGAAGAAGCTGTCTTCCAGTAGCCCCCGGGGCAAAGCCCAGGGACTCGAAGGGACCaaaaaaaagccatcctctgctaccacAGTGGCTAGCTCAGGGAAAGGGGGGACGGGCCACCCATCCAGCACGGGGCCCCAGGACCGTGGGCCCAATTCCCGTGCACCACTAGCCTGGAAAGGTGGCTGTGCAAAGAAGATGCCATCAGTAAAGTTGGCGGAACGCAAGACCCGCTCCCTGGATGAAGGAGCCCCCCAGGACACCCCTAAGCTCAAGAAACGGGCCCTGAGCCATGCCGAACTATTTGGGGATGAGAGTGAGGAGGAGGACTCAGGCCTGGGAACAGCACCCCGGGTCTGGCCCCCGACCCTGCCCAGCCTTAGCTCAGACTCAGAATCAGACTCTGACTCCAGCCTGGGTCTGGGTGAGACAAAGGTACCCAAGCGTCTCAAGGCCGCGCCGCCCGCATCCCCCGCACCGCCCTCCCCActgtcctcctcctcgtcctctggAGCCAGCCAGTGTGCAGAGGAGGGTGTGGGCTACTCGgccctggagaaggagctggactTGGATGTGGACCCTATGGAGGAGTGCCTGCGGATCTTCAACGAGTCCACCAGTGTGAAGACAGAGGACAAGGGCCGGCTGGCCCGGCAGGTGAGGGCACTGGCCTTGGCAGACAAGGGCCCTGCGAGGGGACACTTGGTCCCACAGTCATCTCCAGCCGATTCCAGCCTCTGCGACCCAAGCAGAAGCCGCTCCTTCAGCACCGGCCTCTTAACTCCATTCAAAATTCAGGAACCCTCGGTGGCCGCCTGCTGCCCCCCTGCACCCTGCCCTGAATGAGGACGCTGGCTTTCTACCCACCCAGCCGGCTTCCTGTGGCAGCGTCCGACTGACCGATCAGACTGACCGGCAAAGGGGTACCGGGCCCTCCTGCTCCACGCCCGCCTCGCACCACCGCCTGTCCCCAGCTCCTTGGCCTTTCTtgcccctcttcccctcccccagctcttgCTCACTTTCTAGCCTCTAAGCCCcttcctctcctcactctctggcCTGCCTGGCTCAGGCCAGCCTTGACCCATCTGGGTGTCGCTCCTTCTAATGTCCCCATGCTGGCCACCAGAGGGTGCTCACCCTGAACAAACAAAGATGGACCTGACCAGTTCCTTCCAGCACCAGCCCTGCAGGATGCCCTTGACTGGCATCCATATCTGGGCTGTCATCCTGGGCTGGGTGTGGGGGCAGCAGCAGGGACATGCCCACTTGTCCTCCTGTCCACAGAAGGCCTAGGAGGCAGGTGCTGGGGCCCAGCCTTGGGCCGCAGGGTGCTATTCCTCAGTAGGGCTCTcactgacaggcccggctaaggTCTGGCAGCAACATGAGGCTGGGCAGGAAGGCAGGGGCGAGCCCCAAGGAGGCACCAGAGTGAGGAGTAATGTGTGTTTTCAGCCACCCAAGGAGAAGGCCGAGGAGGAGACGCATGCGGGCCTGACCACTTTGTTCCCAGGGCAGAAGAGGAGAGTCTCACACCTTTCCAAGCCTGGCAAGGAGGTAAGACAAATGTGGGGACACAGGGCGGGCATCTGGAGGAAGGAGACCTGCTACCACAGTCTGCCGGAGGACCCCTGCTGCCGGCCTTCGGCCTTCGGTAAGCTGGTGTCCAGGGCTCCATGTCCCATCCAgactgcctgtccctgactcagGCACAGGAACAGTGAACGCAGGAGTGGAGTAGATCCCCCTGGGAATTAAGAGTTGAGTgggctctccagccccagccccaggctaCCTCAGCTGAGGCTGGAAGTCAGTGAGGACACTAGGAGAGGCCTATGCGGGGTGTGATGCAAGCTTAGCCCACACAAGCGTCCCTGGTGCTCGGAGCCCCAGATGCAGTCTCCCAGGAAGGCTTCCTCTTGGAAGAGACATGGGTGCAGACAGATCATGCACCACAGAGAGCATTGGTGGTCAGTGGGAACACAGGAGTGGGTTCTGGAAGCCAGGGGAGTTGGGATTTTGGAGCTCTCCCTGCCCTGGGGCTTCTTCTGTCCCTGCTAGCTTAAGCCTCATCACCATGCTTGTCTAGAGTGCTCTGGCCTTGGAGCTGGCTCTAGGACTGTGCTCTTTCAGGCAGAGGCCCCAAAGAGGACCCCCGTGGCCCCCCCAGCACGGCCCCCAACTGCTCAGGAGGTGTGCTACCGGCGAGCACAGCAGGCACAAAGGGACTCAGCCAGTTGGCTACAGGCTGTCCCACGGCCAACTGAGAGGCTTTCCTCTGTGCACATCTCGGCGccgggggagaagaggaggatcGCTCACGTGCCTAACCCCCGACTGGCCGCCCGTGAGTCCTGGCCCCACCCTTGCTTGGACCCCTCACCTTGCCATGTACAATATGAGGGAAGGCAGCACTCTGAGGATTTCTGTTTACTTGGCCTTGAGCTCCGGCCTCGGTGACTGACTACAGCAGCCTCCTCGCTCCCTCCCAGCCCAGGACCCCCAGTAAGACTCCCTGGGCTTACCTGGAGTGGGCAGCAGCTTGAAGTTCAGAGGCGCGGTGGTCTGAGCTGTGCTCTCAGCCAGCCCCATTACAGAGCCAGCCCC
This window contains:
- the Rexo1 gene encoding RNA exonuclease 1 homolog, with protein sequence MLRSTGFFRSIDCPYWAGAPGGPCRRPYCHFRHRGARGPGAPGSGGVTSPAAGLGYDPYNPELPQPPVQRENGALGQGDGMLELELVNQAIEAVRGEVELEQRRYQELLETARGHGAGASALAPCSPATSMDDDDTFSLALTYTPGGLLSPDAAYQPTPLAVPAEPGHKYSLAPSDRGQSRAAGGAGALEYVPKAVGQPRRGGKYVVDSSKPSTDLEYDPLSNYSARHLGRTSTRDERATKRPRGSRGTEPYTPALKKPCDPSGGCEARFSDSEDDVSSPPKADDPESKAPGKPVSKEGIEPEEGSLRVTKEMAVQYDVEDLGQPPKAPDTVSVVKPSSPARASQDAGVPKEGKAKKKKSGTPASLSHKDKVRKKDKKKEKDPARPRGKEKVCADRKKLSSSSPRGKAQGLEGTKKKPSSATTVASSGKGGTGHPSSTGPQDRGPNSRAPLAWKGGCAKKMPSVKLAERKTRSLDEGAPQDTPKLKKRALSHAELFGDESEEEDSGLGTAPRVWPPTLPSLSSDSESDSDSSLGLGETKVPKRLKAAPPASPAPPSPLSSSSSSGASQCAEEGVGYSALEKELDLDVDPMEECLRIFNESTSVKTEDKGRLARQPPKEKAEEETHAGLTTLFPGQKRRVSHLSKPGKEAEAPKRTPVAPPARPPTAQEVCYRRAQQAQRDSASWLQAVPRPTERLSSVHISAPGEKRRIAHVPNPRLAAPPTGAKRALPASGSQVSHGPEPGSQPLKTRTLSGMASKTTTTVTPKRMAHSPSLQSLKKPVIPKEFGGKVPTVVRQRYLNLFIEECLKFCSSNQEAIEKALNEEKVAYDRSPSKNIYLNVAVNTLKKLRGLVPNAVPNLSKASSRRVVSHEVVLGGKLAAKTSFSLSRPSSPRVEELKGTALYSRLREYLLTPEQLKENGYPFPHPERPGGAVIFTAEEKKPKDPSCRICCRCGTEYLVSSSGRCVRNEECYYHWGRLRRNRVAGGWETQYMCCSAAVGSVGCQVAKQHVQDGRKENLEGFVRTFQKELPEDAHAGVFALDCEMSYTTYGLELTRVTVVDTDMQVVYDTFVKPDNAVVDYNTRFSGVTEADLVDTSITLRDVQAVLLSMFSADTILIGHSLESDLLALKVIHGTVVDTSVLFPHRLGLPYKRSLRNLMADYLRQIIQDNVDGHSSSEDASACMHLVIWKIREDAKTKR
- the Rexo1 gene encoding RNA exonuclease 1 homolog isoform X1 — its product is MLRSTGFFRSIDCPYWAGAPGGPCRRPYCHFRHRGARGPGAPGSGGVTSPAAGLGYDPYNPELPQPPVQRENGALGQGDGMLELELVNQAIEAVRGEVELEQRRYQELLETARGHGAGASALAPCSPATSMDDDDTFSLALTYTPGGLLSPDAAYQPTPLAVPAEPGHKYSLAPSDRGQSRAAGGAGALEYVPKAVGQPRRGGKYVVDSSKPSTDLEYDPLSNYSARHLGRTSTRDERATKRPRGSRGTEPYTPALKKPCDPSGGCEARFSDSEDDVSSPPKADDPESKAPGKPVSKEGIEPEEGSLRVTKEMAVQYDVEDLGQPPKAPDTVSVVKPSSPARASQDAGVPKEGKAKKKKSGTPASLSHKDKVRKKDKKKEKDPARPRGKEKVCADRKKLSSSSPRGKAQGLEGTKKKPSSATTVASSGKGGTGHPSSTGPQDRGPNSRAPLAWKGGCAKKMPSVKLAERKTRSLDEGAPQDTPKLKKRALSHAELFGDESEEEDSGLGTAPRVWPPTLPSLSSDSESDSDSSLGLGETKVPKRLKAAPPASPAPPSPLSSSSSSGASQCAEEGVGYSALEKELDLDVDPMEECLRIFNESTSVKTEDKGRLARQPPKEKAEEETHAGLTTLFPGQKRRVSHLSKPGKEAEAPKRTPVAPPARPPTAQEVCYRRAQQAQRDSASWLQAVPRPTERLSSVHISAPGEKRRIAHVPNPRLAAPPTGAKRALPASGSQVSHGPEPGSQPLKTRTLSGMASKTTTTVTPKRMAHSPSLQSLKKPVIPKEFGGKVPTVVRQRYLNLFIEECLKFCSSNQEAIEKALNEEKVAYDRSPSKNIYLNVAVNTLKKLRGLVPNAVPNLSKASSRRVVSHEVVLGGKLAAKTSFSLSRPSSPRVEELKGTALYSRLREYLLTPEQLKENGYPFPHPERPGGAVIFTAEEKKPKDPSCRICCRCGTEYLVSSSGRCVRNEECYYHWGRLRRNRVAGGWETQYMCCSAAVGSVGCQVAKQHVQDGRKENLEGFVRTFQKELPEDAHAGVFALDCEMGLCSSHGSHKGSCAWEMAASGTRLLSLVLHYIRPGADTSHSRGHRHAGRV